AAGCAGCCGGAGGGTCTTCATAAACCGGGAGAGGCCGgggtgagggggtggggagCCCATCCCCGTCCCGCTGCTGAGTGCCCCCGCGACCCTGGGggcgggcagggcagggcagggctgggctcggctcggctctgcaTTGCCCAGGGGTTGCCGGTTCCCTCCCAGCCggctggaggagggaggaagggagggaagagagggagggaaggtgcAGTGGGGTGTGGAGAGCGCTTCAGACACACCTGCCGGGCGGCGAGACGGGCGGCGGCCGTGGTGCGGAGAGGGACGCAGCCCGCCTGCAGCGGGGATGGCCGGTAAGAAAGAACCGAGCCCCTGGCGGGGAGCTGGGAACGGGTGCTTCTTTCCGGCCCCTGAGGAGCCCATGGGAATGGCGCTGCCCCGCTgtgtcccttctcctgctgccgCCGCGCCTCTCGGCATCGGGGCGGTGGGCATGGGATGCGCACGGGCTTGGGAGGGGGAGATGATGGAGGGtgttctcttctttccctctttgccAGCCAGCTCCTCAGGGCTGACTCCCGGCTCGCCATTTGTCGAAGAGCGCCGCTGGGCTGGCCGAAAACTGGGGGAAGCGCTGCACCAGCCCTACCTGGAGGGGCCACGGCgggcaggaggaggggtccTGGTTACCAGACCCCTGCGCCCTCTTTCTGGCGAGCCTGCCTGCCGTCGCAACTTGCACTGCCggcttggccttcttggagaaGCACTTGGATTTAAAGGCATAAATCTGCCGCCGAGGAGCGGAGCTCAAAACAGTGCAACTTGCATGACCTGCTGTTGTTTCGTCCCTGCCCACTTGTGTCCCTGTGACAAGCGAGCCCGTCCCAAAGGAGAAAGAGCAGTTTCTACAAGAAacgctgtttgctttctttattCAGCCTAGGACAATCCTGATCCGTATCGGTATTTAGGCTCCTAAGCCCTTTGGTGCTGGAAATCAGACACTGGAGTATCTTTTGTGGATTCAACAACGCTCTGTTATCAACTTCATCCAGCAGTCTCTGAGCCTCCCATATTTGTACTTGGAGGATTAACTTCTACACAGCTCTCTCAGCCATCCTCCTTGCTGTGCTAGTTGGCTGGCTGAAATTTCATGATATCATTCTcaccacaaagaaagaaaaaaaaaacccaaaatccaaagaaaagaaaaaagagtggAAGATTTATTTCCCTCTGTCTTCATGCAACATGAACCTCTACCCCTGCCCCAGGTGATGTTTGGGTGGCTGGGGGAGGAAAGCCAGACTTGATGCCAGCCACCAGAGCAGCAGGCAATGGTACACACTGGGAAGGATGGATGCTTTCTGGGGCTCCGAAGATCTTTGCTGGGCTTTGCCTTGCCAGTGAGAAGGATACCTGCTGGCCTGTGAAgcagatttttatttctcaaGTGAAAATGGATAACGGTGGTTGAGATGATGAACAGCTGGGAAGAGTTCCTTGCACATACCTGCTCCATCACAGCTTGTGGGACTTAATGGAGCGGGTTCACTGCTGCTCTAAGGGGTTTTGGTCCATTGACTTCAAGGGGTCCCTCTTGCTTTATTTGACTGACAGAGGGATTGCCTTCTTGCTATGTATTTGCAGGACTCCACATGTATGTGTGGAAGATAGATGGAAAATATGCTTCTATGACTTCCCTTTGGCTCCAGTACCTGTAGCCAAGGTGTTCCATGGGATGGTGCCTTTGAGAACTTCAGTTTGGTCACCAACACTTGGGGCATGCACAGGGCAAATGGATCCCCAGGGAAACCTACCCCATCCAACTGCACCATGAGAAACCATGTCCCAGGATGTGAAAACTCCTGGTTCTGGAAGTTTCCCATTctcagggaaggggaaaagagaagatgtGTGATGGTCAGAGGGGTTAAAGAGTGCTTTAGGGATGAAGATGACATCTTCCCTAGTCTTCCTACTTTATGCACCACTGCCTTCTGCCTCCTGCATATCTAAGGCCCTGGGTGGACACTCAAGGTCCTGCTGGACTGATTTGTATGTGAAATGGCTTCTGAAGCGTCTGAGTTCCATTTGTAAGACTACTGAATCATTTGCAGGATCAGACCTTGACTCACATTCTCCCATGCCCGTTCATGCCTTTTACCCTGTGCTTTTCCATCATTCCTCaggctttctcttttcttgtaTCCTCCTAGCCCTGGAGAATGCCTCTCTCCAATCCTGCAGCGCCtcggagcaggaggaggaagaagacagCGTCTGGGAGAAGATTGAGAGCGCACGGCACCAGCTGACCCGCTCCCTGAACCCAGCCAAGCTCACCCCATACCTGCGCCAGTGCCGCGTGATAGATGAGCAGGACGAGGAGGAGGTGCTGAATTCGTGCCGCTTCCCTTGCAAGAGCAACCAGACAGGTGGGAGAAAGGACAAGCCTGCACTTAGATGGGCCTGGTTGGTGTAGGACAGCCTGAATGCAGCGTGTGGTGGTGTGGCCTCCTCCCGCTGCAGTGCTAATCAGGCTTTGCTGTCCTCTGAGATGCTCTGATGTTCTCTGCAGCCAgacctccctcttctcctctgtgAGCCTCCCGCTGGGTGCACACAGACAAGGGCAGCGCTCCCACTCCGTTCCTTCCTCCAGCCATTTCCATTCCTGCGGATGGAAGCAGAACTGGTGGAGATGCCATTTCATATCACAAAGCTGGGCtatgctgtttgctttctggtttGCAGGTGATTCATCCTTGCTCTTTACCCCTTCTTCCAGGTTACCTGATGGACATCCTCCGGCGCCGTGGGAAGCGAGGCTATGAAGCCTTCCTGGAGTCCTTAGAGTTTTACTACCCAGAGCACTACACACGGTTGACAGGAAGGGAGCCAGCCCAGCGCTGCTCTATGATCCTGGGTAGGGGCAGGTGCTCTGTcctcccttcagctgctgcttgaatGGCAAGGGCCAGAAATGATCTGTGTGCATGCATAAAACCTTGGGTTGTGTCACCTGTGTGCAAGGAGCTGTGTGTCAGTTTTGTGCTCGGGGCCTGACAGAGAGGGGTCCATATCTATCTGTGATGGGACCATGGTGTTGTAAGCCTGGGATGACGGGCTTCAAACCTGCAGGAGTGTTTGTCACCCCTTGATTGAAAACAGagtgttgggttggtttttttgcatgTTACTCCTGTCTTTGCAGCCAGGACCTGATTCTTCTTTGTGTGTCCCCAGATGAAGAAGGCCCTGAGGGACTAACTCAGTTCCTAATGATGGAAGTGAAGAAGGTGAGGGCTCAGCGGAAAGAGCACCTGCTGAAGGAACACCAGCTGCAGGTGAAAAACCAGGCGTTAGAGCAAGAGCAGGCCCGGCTGGAGCAGCGGCtgcaggagctcctgaaggTGCAGGAGCGATGCCAGCGGCTGAGAGAGGAGTGGGACTCCaacagcctggagctgctgaggctgaagGATGAGAACTACATGATGGCCATGCGCTatgcacagctctgtgaggagaagaACATGGCTGTTCTGCGGAGCAGGGACCTGCAGCTGGTGGTATGGCCCCAAGTAGAATGGGGGTGGGCAGTTCCCAACGGGGAACTGGGTGTTGGAGGTCTGAGGACTCAAATTGATGCAACCAGAAGTTGTTGATGGCAGGTGGGATGTGTGTCTCTGCTGTTGAGTGGGAGCATGCCCTGTGCAGAATAGTGCATCCAggtcatagcatcatagaatgacttgagctggaagggaccttaaaggtcatctagttccaagcctcctgcaataggcagggacacctcccactagattaggttgcttaaagcctcatccagcctgggcatGGGCATGACATGGGAGATAGATCTCCAGTTCCTACCACAGCTGGAGATACATCACTTAGAGGAGCCACAGTCAGTTCCTCAGAGTAGCTGTCAGGGTGATGCCTTCCCTGCACCTCTCAGCTTAGCCATTGGTATCATGAGATGCCCTGTCTGCTCCTGGACATGCTTGCTGCCCTGTGCTACCTGCTCTGCTGATGGGCAGccgtgctgtgtgctgtgtctgGGCACAGGTACATGCATCCCGCTCTGTCAAAGagtgtgtttgtgtttgcttCTTCCCAGGGCAAGGGCTTGCATTTCCCTTCTAATAAAGATGGTGGCTGTGCAGCCACCCACACACGGGGTGTTGGGTGCCTGTGTGTTGCCTGGAGCTGCCCAGCTCACCTTGACACTCATAGGGGTGTTTTGGCCCAGACTACATGCCCACCCAATCCCACACCTCTTTGTGTCTCTTGTGATGTTTGGGAGACTCATGccctgcatacctgaaggaattTGTGACACTGCACTCCAGCTGCCAAGCTCTCACCTCCAGCAAACACATGACTATTTCCTGCCTGGGCAAGGATAGCCCTACCTTGAACTTATTAATAACTCAGTTttctcagtgctctgctgcctcctggcatTCCCCCTCCAGTCTGGGCCTGGACCTCTCACTCAGCTCTGCAGTTAACTTCCATCCCTCATTCtgctctgccagtgctggggtCTTTTCCTACATTTTATCCATTCCTGCCAATGCCAGCTCCCCTGGGCCTCATCTAAGCAGGGAGGTGAGTCACTTGTGGGTGACTGTGGGGTGAAGTAATCTCTCTGGAAGCAGGGTGGGCTACCAGGTCCCAGCCTGCCTTCCCCTCCTGACTCTAGGGTCCAGAAGTGACTTGTCCCAAAAATGCCATTCTAGGTCTTTTGGGCAGATCTGCAGTGCAAGTCCCTCCTTGGTAAGTTTGGCAGTGCAGCTTAGGGGTCAGTGGCTTTGAGAGGTTTGTCCTGCCTCATTTGCTCTCAAAGCCTTACCTGGCTGTGAAACTCTGGATCTCAGATCAAGCTCATCAGTCATTACAGGTCTGTGAAGACCTCTTTTACTCCTAAAAGTAACTGACCTCCCCTGTTTCTAGGGACATACTAGTGGAGGAGTGTGAGAGCAGGCCAGGGTATGATGATGCACCTGTGGTACCCTGCAGCCTCAATCATCTTGATTTTCAAACACTTTCCAGGTCAGAGGTGGCCTCCCTGCACTGAATAGTCTCCAGTGGATTTTTTCTGTTGCAAATTTGCTCCTCACCTGTGCTAGGAGCTTGGAAGCCTTTGAGATACTCACAGCTGCTTGCCCTGGCAGCACACCAGAGGTCCCTGGTCCGCTTGTGGTCAAGCCAGCTGCACTAGGGATGCCCCAAGATAGCAAGAAAGTTGTTGCACTGAGAGAGGATCCTGAGACTCAATGCACTTACGTAAGAGCATCTTCTTCCTTTGCCCTGCAGGGAACAGCTTATGTGCACAGCTGTGCTAACCCTGGCCTAATGGTAGGATACTCCTTTGCTGGTTGCTCATCCTTTGCTCTTCTCACCTTCACACCCTTTCTGTGCCCAGCATCCTCTCTGCTTCACTCTCCCACTAAGGCAgaactgcagggctgtgtgtgtcAGACTTTGTTTCtcccctgggctgcaggtggacCAGCTGAAATGCAAAGTGACCAGCCTAGAGGAGGAGTGCAGCCTGCTGCGGAAGCAGGCGTCTGTGCCGCCCCAGCGAGAGCCTGAGGAGAGAGGACACCCTGACACCGTGTCCGAGCTGTGGGCTGAGAACCAGCGGCTCACGGCGtcgctgcaggagctgcagggaaggttgcAGGTACCTGGTGAGATAGGGCAGGCTCCAGGTCACTTCCTTTCCTGGGACACCCTCAGTGCTGATGACATGGGCACTGGAAAGACAGGGAAGTCGCTGTCCCAGGCTGGCCTGTCCCTTCTGCTGAGCATGTTGCTTGACTGTGGTGGCTACCAGTGCTTCTGGGTCTGAGCAGTGATGGGTCCTTGTTTCCAGCTCTGTGACTCTTACCTGTCCTCACAAGCATGCCTTTGTGCTTGGGAGCGCTCAGTAGAGTAATGCAGGAGTGATAATGGTAGTCatgccagcctgcctgctgctgccctggcccAAGGCTCCCTCAGTGCTTGTGGTGCACTGATGGTACCCTCTTGCCTCCTAGAAGCCTGGTGAGGACgcagtgccaggctctgagcagaTCCTGCTGGACATCCTGGAGCACGACTGGAAGGAAGCCCAAGACGACCGACAGGATCTCTGCCAGAAACTCAACGACCTGCAAAATGAGCTGCAGTGGGCTGAAGAGCTGAGGGATAAGGTAGTATCCATTGCTGTCTCTCTCCCTGCACACCAAGCAGGGTCTGGAAGacaggggagggggctgggaagCCATAGCAGTCACTTCCAGTAGGGCTAATGCTTGCTTCTTGCTGTTGCCAGTACCTCCAGGAGGTGGAAGACCTGCAGCTGAAGTACCGGAcgctgcagaaggactgtgaTCTCTACAAGCATCGTatgagcacagtgctgctgcagctggaggaaattgaaaaagagagagatcagGTAAATTGCTTTCCTCCCTGACTCTCCACCTCCCAGCAGCAACATGGCTTTTGTCTCTGCTCTGGATACCCCCCTTCTTCCCTAGTGGCTCTTCATCCACACCAGGATGGGAGGTGGGGATTAGTAGTGcagttttctgcctttcttcacGCTTAGCCTGGCTCCTTGCAGGCAATCCAGAGCCGTGATGGGGTGCAGCTCCAATACTCCCAGagcctgctggagaaggaccAGTACCGCAAACGCGTGCGGGCcttggaggaggagagggatgagctgctgagcaagctgagccaGGCAGAAGGGCAGAACAGCTCACTGGAGGCACAGCTGCAGCGGTGCCAGGGCAGCCGCAGCCTCAGCAAGGTGAAGGTGGTTagaaagaagggggaatggAGAAGGCAAAGGTGTCAGGACTGATTTCTAGGGCATGCAACGGGATGATGAAGTCTCTTCTCTCCCAGATGTGCAGCTCTTCCCACTCTCTCTGCTCCAAcctcagcagcacctggagCCTCATAGACAACCCTACCAGCTTCACAACTGGACTTGTGGACGTGCTCGGAGGTTCGGTTATCCCCTTCCCAGGGGATTCGGCCATTCAGAGCATGGTGAGCCTGTGACCATGAGAGGCTGACCCTCAGTGAAGGGCAGTGGGGACCCACACTACTCAGGAAGGGCACAGAGGCATTGGAGTGGATTCATGATGGGGCTATGACTTGGTGGAAGACTAGGCATGGGAATGTGGTGTTAGGTGGGAGCAGATCCCAGGCACAAAGCTTTGTGCTCTCAGCCTCTGACAAAGTGGTCAGTGCTCCACCAACCTGTGCATCACTCAGCTGagtgggaaagagagggaagtgGAACTCCTTTCATCCCCtatgacaccctaaaaaatcaGCAGCCTTGTGTAAGATGTTCTCCTCCCCAGAAGCTGTTTACccctgctgaaggagaaatCTTAGCTCTCTCGAGTCCTGTAGCAGCACTGTATTGTTTCAAAGGGAGTCAGGCTCTTTCCTTTGACCCTTTGAACTCTCACCTTAGAGCACCCTAAAACGTGTGCAGTGCCATAGGTTACTCACACCTCTGGGTGTGCAGAGGCTGAAAGTGAGGTGTGAGGTAAAGGCTGGATGCTCCCTTCATCTGCTGCTACCCTCACAGCTTGTACATTGCAAAAAGATGCAGTGTCATCCATCTGTGTCCAGGCTCCCTGCTTGGGAAAACAAGGTCCCTCTGTGTGGATGGCTCCTGAAGAGGCATGTGTTGAGCTGTTTGCAACCTggcagaagggaggggagaggtggtgctgggtgtTGGTGCTAGCAGGCATCTCTCGTTCACTCTGCCCAAGGAGGCGACTCGGGAAAGTGAGAAGGATATCAATCGCCTTTccaccttccccttccccccttgcATCGGCTCCATCCTCCGCCGGCAGCGGGAAGAGAAGTGCATGCCCTACAAAAGGTGATTGCTGGCGTCTGCTTCAGTCTGGCTCTCCTCTGTGGGGGTTGTGGGGGCCAAGgagagcaggctggcaggggaTGAGAGGACCTGGAGCGGGGATTTGAAAGTAGGAAGGGTGGCCAGGAGCTGCGTGCTGATTGGGACGTTACTTCTGGGGGGTGGGAGAAGGCTGTGGTGATGGAATTGAGAATGGGATGTAAACAGGCTTTGGAAAAGATGCTCCCCCACAGCTTCTCTTTGTGTCTCCTTTGTAGCTTGTCCTGCGGCTCCTTCAGCAGCATTGAAGATGCAACAGGTACCAGTGTGGGGGCTTTTCTCAAAGGACTTAACTGAAAAGAGGAGGTGATTCTAGGAAAAAGGGTTGGACAGCTGATTCTCCCTCAGACCTTTGGTTTGTGCAGCTCCCTTTAGGGCTGTgtactcacacatcccccctgTGCCTTGCCAGTCACAGCAGTTGGGAAAGCTTGCATTTCCTCTGCAGGGCAGCTAGCTATTCACACCAGCTCTGTTTAATTCATGGAGAACTTGTGTTGGGGGAGTAGGTAACAGAAGGGAGAAATGCCTTTGCCCTGGGGTGTTACTGGATACTCCCTTCATCTGCTGCTATCTGGGTAATGGGTTGTAAATGTCCTGGAGTGGTGCTCCTGGTGCTGACAGGTCctgtggtgtgtgctggtggctGATTTCTAGGCATATCTGTGTgaccctggctgctgctgccttctgacCGAAATGATGATGTAGGAAGCAAAAATTTGCTTGTTCCCAGGAGACCTA
The nucleotide sequence above comes from Indicator indicator isolate 239-I01 chromosome 14, UM_Iind_1.1, whole genome shotgun sequence. Encoded proteins:
- the CARD10 gene encoding caspase recruitment domain-containing protein 10, with product MAGKKEPSPWRGAGNGCFFPAPEEPMGMALPRCVPSPAAAAPLGIGAVGMGCARAWEGEMMEGVLFFPSLPASSSGLTPGSPFVEERRWAGRKLGEALHQPYLEGPRRAGGGVLVTRPLRPLSGEPACRRNLHCRLGLLGEALGFKGFLFSCILLALENASLQSCSASEQEEEEDSVWEKIESARHQLTRSLNPAKLTPYLRQCRVIDEQDEEEVLNSCRFPCKSNQTGYLMDILRRRGKRGYEAFLESLEFYYPEHYTRLTGREPAQRCSMILDEEGPEGLTQFLMMEVKKVRAQRKEHLLKEHQLQVKNQALEQEQARLEQRLQELLKVQERCQRLREEWDSNSLELLRLKDENYMMAMRYAQLCEEKNMAVLRSRDLQLVVDQLKCKVTSLEEECSLLRKQASVPPQREPEERGHPDTVSELWAENQRLTASLQELQGRLQKPGEDAVPGSEQILLDILEHDWKEAQDDRQDLCQKLNDLQNELQWAEELRDKYLQEVEDLQLKYRTLQKDCDLYKHRMSTVLLQLEEIEKERDQAIQSRDGVQLQYSQSLLEKDQYRKRVRALEEERDELLSKLSQAEGQNSSLEAQLQRCQGSRSLSKMCSSSHSLCSNLSSTWSLIDNPTSFTTGLVDVLGGSVIPFPGDSAIQSMEATRESEKDINRLSTFPFPPCIGSILRRQREEKCMPYKSLSCGSFSSIEDATGSGFAGASLGAFSSSSSSTYARVKSEICLSTLASREEVTRRSLVVQLTSMGHPSNASSQEKRLGADISILGGNRTGIYVQWVKPGSQVEDAGLREGCRLIELRVPSLKEEVLSLENCTREVAYLSLLHWHEPSSLVFQLDLEGYQPLREALEEGKKLSGDSFYVRTNLSLLEPSDPYALCVKCREILHVTDTMHKGRLEWYCSRVDPLTMRDLDKGTVPNYSRAHQLLKIQEKGQMPGQQRGHRINLKKRALDQLRLVKSKPQRSTEQPQQQLWLDPCSDPDTNLKPYSLVRPVVVKTPRPVVLSPSCIALRLIRNLLDLPTSRLDFHVCLAEKLAEGDPSSSHAQEHPVSRTAPQDWRESEQIRMIREAMEKNKHCLLELGVQSVRDLIRSEIYPIVIHVEVTEKNVRGLRSLLGKVGQRDSEVLKLCRSAEQGLHALPCSWARVEPHAWSHAQELPKVVRGCIFQEQARPLWIEESGD